tgcccggacactgaggtccagctccgagggccttctggcggttccctcattacgagaagccaagttacagggaaccaggcagagggccttctcggtagtggcacccaccctgtggaatgccctcccactagaggtcaaagagaacaattaccagacctttagaaggcatctcaaggcagccctgtttagggaagcttttaatgtttgatggatttctgtattttagaatttctgttttttggaagccgcccagagtggctgggggaacccggccagatgggcggggtataaataataaattattattattattattattattattattattattattattattattattatcatctccaTAAGGCAACAGCTTCCGCAAAGAATTTGCCTGTCAGGTTTAACTGAAGTATGTTCTATTCACTCCCATTTTTACATTGCCatcacaaaatatattttgagattATAGTTTTTGTGTTACCAGTGTTCAAGTTTTGTGTAGCTTTAATATACTTTCTTTGAGATTTTGGTGTATTAAAACCTATCTTTTAACCTCAACTGGAAATGTAGCAATGTGAGTTGTTTAAATtaaaatgtcatagaatcatataactgtagagttggaagagacctcaagagtcatctagttcaatcagAGTTACCAAGTCCCTGGAAGGTGGTCCctcaatctctgctttaaaacctccaaggaaggagatctcTGTGCCACTATCAAACAGCAAGCTCTTTCTGATGTTGgggcaaaataaatgaaaaagcaaAGCGATGTACCTACTAGTACTTTTAATAAAAGACTTGACAATGAGAGGGGAGATCTGGGACTTACAGAAATgattgagttacaggtaggtagctgtgttggtctgacgtagtcgaaacaaaataaattccttccagcagcaccttagttggtctctaaggtgctgctggaaggattttttttaaagaaatgatcgAGTGGAAGTTACTAATTAAATGCAAAGGATGGTTTTCAAACAGTGGCTCCAGTTGCTAGGCGGCGCTTTTGTGTTCctaaagcagcctttctcaaccttgtgtccccagatgttgcaccataactcccatcatcactgaccactgctcctgctaaatAGTGATTATGGCAGTTGTGGTTCAACAAAACCTGGGGACACAAGTTTGAGAATGGCTGTCTTAAATTGTGAGAACACTCCAGCTTaaggtcccccccccagcttagcCACCTAGTCCTAGTAAGTCACCTGCTTCTGGCTCCGCTGGTGCCACTGCATGCCAGATGTGTCACCAAGCACCATCGCTTGTCTGCAAGCAGCACAAAGAGAGTTCAGAGAAACCAAGGCATTTGCCCCATGGCTGCTGTCGTTTATTTCTGTGTGCATGAAGGTAAGAGAGCAGCTATTTTTTCAAGTTTCCAGTCCCAAGAGAGAACTAGTACCCTGCATAGCAAAGCAGATGAAAGCAGGGAGGTGGTCTCAAAAAACCCAAAGAAATACAGCTCCTCTCCCCAATATCAAGGTGAGGTCGCAGGCAGGCTTCCAACTGacaggagaaggggaggaagtGGTGTCTGTGCTTCTTTCTACACTGCCGTGCCCTCAGATGGGCTTCCCTGGAGTGGAGCTTCCCCTGCCCTCAGTGCATCCTCCCGGAAGCCCTTCAGCAGCTGATTCACCAGCGTCTTCTCGCTGTCGCGCTTTGGGCGCAGGAGGGGTGGGAATGGGTTCCCCTTGTACTCAATGACGGCCATCTCAGCACGGTCCAGGTTCTCCCGGTTGGGGATCCGCAGCAGGCGTGTGTAGTTGCTGGAATGTGCCTGGAAGCGAGGAGCCAGCACCTTGAAGAGCTTGTGCAGGAGGTCCTTctcctg
This region of Zootoca vivipara chromosome 11, rZooViv1.1, whole genome shotgun sequence genomic DNA includes:
- the MRPL17 gene encoding large ribosomal subunit protein bL17m, with product MRLSASAWIAHGRVHRRLGLGPRSRLDLLRNLVTALVRHERIEAPRGRADEMRFYAEHLINYAKRGDTDPQAMRMADFWLTEKDLLHKLFKVLAPRFQAHSSNYTRLLRIPNRENLDRAEMAVIEYKGNPFPPLLRPKRDSEKTLVNQLLKGFREDALRAGEAPLQGSPSEGTAV